From one Brachypodium distachyon strain Bd21 chromosome 4, Brachypodium_distachyon_v3.0, whole genome shotgun sequence genomic stretch:
- the LOC100842390 gene encoding uncharacterized protein LOC100842390, with translation MNLAASLSTTTAPGPHGLMPLNRFSLRRSLYASLRKISPLTPMASAPASAAVSTTAGNNNGVVPKPAEAHPVQVAKRLEKFKTTIFTQMSMLAIKHGAINLGQGFPNFDGPDFVKEAAIKAINAGKNQYARGYGVPELNSAVAERFLKDSGLQVDPDKEVTVTSGCTEAIAATILGLINPGDEVILFAPFYDSYEATLSMAGANVKAITLRPPDFAVPLEELKAAVSKNTRAIMINTPHNPTGKMFTREELEFIATLCKENDVLLFSDEVYDKLAFEADHISMASIPGMYERTVTMNSLGKTFSLTGWKIGWAIAPPHLTWGVRQAHSFLTFATSTPMQSAAAAALRAPDSYFEELKRDYSAKKALLVDGLKDAGFIVYPSSGTYFVMVDHTPFGFDSDIEFCEYLIREVGVVAIPPSVFYLNPEDGKNLVRFTFCKDDDTLRAAVERMKTKLRKK, from the exons ATGAATCTGGCCGCCTCCCTTTCCACGACGACCGCCCCCGGTCCCCATGGGCTCATGCCATTAAATCGCTTCTCGCTTCGCCGCTCACTCTACGCCTCCCTCCGGAAGATCTCGCCGCTCACCCCCATGGCATCCGCTCCCGCCTCCGCGGCCGtctccaccaccgccggcaACAACAACGGCGTCGTACCGAAGCCGGCGGAGGCGCACCCGGTACAG GTCGCGAAGCGATTGGAGAAGTTTAAGACAACAATTTTCACACAGATGAGCATGCTTGCAATAAAGCACGGAGCAATAAACCTTGGCCAGGGCTTTCCCAATTTTGATGGCCCTGATTTTGTCAAAGAGGCTGCTATCAAGGCTATCAATGCTGGAAAGAATCAGTATGCAAGAGGATATGGTGTGCCTGAACTGAACTCAGCTGTTGCTGAAAGATTCCTGAAAGACAGTGGATTGCAAGTGGATCCTGATAAGGAAGTTACTGTTACATCTGGATGCACCGAAGCAATAGCTGCAACAATATTGGGTTTGATCAATCCTGGGGATGAAGTGATATTGTTCGCTCCGTTTTATGATTCATATGAAGCTACGTTGTCAATGGCTGGTGCCAATGTAAAAGCCATTACTCTCCGCCCTCCAGATTTTGCAGTCCCTCTTGAAGAGCTAAAGGCTGCAGTCTCGAAGAATACCAGAGCAATAATGATAAATACACCTCATAATCCTACTGGGAAAATGTTTACTAGGGAGGAACTTGAATTCATTGCTACTCTCTGCAAGGAAAATGATGTGCTGCTTTTTTCTGATGAGGTGTATGACAAGTTAGCATTTGAGGCAGATCATATATCAATGGCTTCTATTCCAGGTATGTATGAGAGGACTGTCACTATGAACTCTTTGGGGAAGACATTCTCCTTAACTGGATGGAAGATTGGTTGGGCAATAGCACCACCACACCTGACATGGGGTGTAAGGCAGGCACACTCATTCCTCACGTTTGCCACCTCCACGCCAATGCAatcagcagcggcggcagctctGAGGGCACCAGATAGCTACTTTGAGGAACTGAAGAGGGACTACAGCGCAAAGAAAGCATTACTAGTTGATGGACTGAAGGATGCAGGTTTCATCGTTTACCCTTCAAGTGGAACTTACTTCGTCATGGTCGATCACACCCCATTTGGTTTCGACAGCGATATTGAGTTCTGCGAATATTTGATCCGTGAAGTCGGTGTGGTCGCCATCCCTCCAAGCGTATTTTATCTGAACCCTGAGGACGGAAAGAACCTGGTGAGGTTCACCTTCTGCAAGGATGATGACACGTTGAGAGCTGCGGTGGAAAGGATGAAGACAAAGCTCAGGAAAAAATGA